The nucleotide sequence GTCGCGAGAAGCTTGTGTTGGAAGAAAGTAGTTCAGAGAGATGATCTTGCAATCTGGCAAAAACCCTTTAACCACGTTCACTGTAAGAAAACCAGACAGGTTTTGAAGAAACCAAAGTTTTGTCGTCATGATCAAGATCCCGACATGGCCTGGTAACtaatttaattagtttatatgtatatatactatatagtgTAAGATAGTTAAGTATCGAATTATTAACGAATGGTTTAGGTATACGAAGATGGATTCTTGTCTGACGCCATTACCTGAAGTTGATGAGGCGGAGGATCTAAAGACGGTGGCTGGAGGAAAGGTGGAGAAATGGCCGGCGAGGTTAAACGCGGTTCCTCCGAGAATAAACACCGGCGATCTCAAGGAAATCACACCGGAGGGTTTCTTGGGAGACACGAAACTGTGGAAACAGAGAGTTTCTTATTACAAGACACTGGATTACCAGTTAGGCGAAACCGGGAGATACAGAAACATACTCGACATGAACGCTTACGTCGGCGGATTCGCGGCGGCTCTAGCAGATGAACCGGTCTGGGTCATGAACGTTGTCCCAGTCGAGGCTAAGCTCAACACTCTCGGTGTCATTTACGAGCGTGGTCTAATCGGAACGTATCAAAACTGGTAAAGCTTTAACTCAACCGTGATGATTAATCTGGTTTATGGTTTAATccggttttgtttcttttttatgttAGGTGTGAAGCGATGTCAACGTATCCAAGAACGTACGATTTCATCCATGCGGATTCGGTTTTCACGTTGTACCAAGATAAGTGCGAACCGGAGGATATATTATTGGAGATGGACCGGATTCTTAGACCGGGTGGTGGTGTGATTATAAGAGATGACGTGGACGTTTTGATTAAGGTTAAGGAATTAACCAAAGGGTTACAGTGGGAAGGTAGAATTGCTGACCATGAGAAAAGTCCTCATGAGAGAGTGAAGATTTACTACGCGGTGAAACAGTATTGGACTGTCACTGCACCTGAGGAGGAAGATAAAAAACAGTACTAAAGCTCTctcatgattttgatttttgagctctcttcttcttctttttttcttttaagttcTTGTAATgttatgtttttgatttttttaaagcaataattttttgatgattgttgCCACATTCTTATCATATCATAAAAGCAGTAGAAATATCTCAGAATgtttaaaacagagtaaattctcaaaaaaaaaatgtttaaaacatactatttccatttcattttatttatcgtTTTAGGTTTATGTacacagattaaaaaatatttaattttgcatattttcaaaataaaaacatcataacTTACACCTAaacatatttcaaccaataaaaaataaaaaataaaatatattaataaattttgcattaaaacatataaaatgatacttaaaataaaataaaatttgaacttTAAAATGTCAACCAGTATGAAACAGAAAGAGCAGAGATAAATATGCTCTGTTTCACACATTATGTCACACATTATTACAGAGAGTAATAATGACAGAGGAATCTTGTAATAATTAATTACAATCAAAAGACAAATAATGGAGCACGACCTCTGTCTCATTACTATGTTAATTGTTAAGGAACCACTCTGACTTCAGCTAAAAACATTATCTATTATTCATCAAGATCCAATCTTCCACCACCGTGTTTGCTCCGACACGTTAAAAATGCATCCTGTctactcctcttcttcttctccggcgACTAATGACGTATCCTCGCCGCTTCTGAATCGTGTTCTTCCCTCACGTTCTTCGCAACCGTTACGTGGAGCAGCGTCGCGGCTTCTCCGCCGTGCTAGCAGTCGAGGGATGATGCTCCGTGAGTCATCGGTTCGAGTCCGCGAGACAGCAGCTGAGCAGATTGAGGAGAGACAGAGTGAGTGGGCGTACTCTAAACCGGTTATAGTCTTGGATGTGGTCTGGAATCTAGCTTTCGTGCTCGTCACTGTTGGAGTTTTATGGTTTAGCTCGGAGGAGAATCCTCGTGTTCCTCTCAGATTCTGGATTGCTGTGTATAATCTTCAGTGCTTGCTTCATGTTGTGTGTGTGATCTCTGAGTATCGCCGTCGACATGGTTATGATCAACTGAACCAAGATTCTGATTCCGGTTTAACCTCCAGTGAAGGATCTAGTGAAGACGAATCTGATGGTCTTGAGATTGAATCTGGTACTAGGTAAGTAAAGAtccttttctttgtttctttttcttttgaataccATGAGGTTCGGGCTGAAAAAATCGCCTAGGCCCGCAGGTTCGAAACCACaacatgtaatattagtttcgttGTCCCATTGATGATTATTCAATGTTAGTTTTATTGTAGTCTTGCTAAGCATCTCGAATCAACAAATGCAATCTTCTCATTTGTGTGGTGGATCATCGGTTTTTATTGGATCAGTGCTGGTTCTGAGGAACTTGCTCAAAGCTCACCTCAACTCTACTGGTTTGTATTTGAAAACACACAACATCTATGTTTTGTTTGTCACGTTAGATGAGTTCTTGTTTTAAATCTCTGGTCTGCAGGCTGTGTGTGGCGTTTCTCGCCTTTGATGTTATCTTTCTAGTCCTATGCGTTGCTGTGGCTTCTCTTATTGCTATTGCTGTGTGTTGCTGTTTGCCTTGCATCATCGCGGTTTTGTACGCTTTGGCAGAGCAGGTAAGTCACAAAAGACCGGTTTGTTGCTCATGTGTATATAGTAAGGTGCTTATTCTGATGTGTTGTTGATGTGTTCAGGAAGGTGCATCTGATGAGGAGATAGAAAGGCTTCCGAGATTCAAGTTTCTAACGGTGAGAAACTCAGAGAAAGTTAATGGCGAGATACTGGAAACACATGGAGGGATAATGACTCAACTTGGTGTTGATTCTCCAAGTGAACGTGTGTTATCAAGTGATGAAGCTGTaagttataaccaatcccaaagCTAATGATTTTTTTGATTGGTATACAAAACAAATGAGACTTTGCTTCGTTTCAGGAATGTTGTGTTTGTCTTTGTGAGTATGAAGATGGAACAGAGCTGAGAGAACTTTGGTGTAGACACCATTTCCATGAAGCTTGTATAGACAAATGGCTACGCATTAACGCCACTTGCCCTCTCTGCAAATCCAACATTCTCAAAACTGATGAACAGAGTGGCAATGATGCAGTATGATCAAAGATTATTCATTCAGGGTGATgtattcatcttttttttttactcccTAGTATCATGTTGTGTAAATGCAGAAAGTGTAACGTAATATTTAAGCAAATGTTAATTATTACATGTTGAAATTGTTTTTGTAACAGAGATTTACATGTtgagattattaattaatatttgagGTTTTGTCGTCTGTGTGCCTTAAGTGTTTGGAACAGCTAAGAGAGAAATTGTCTTCATATGTCAGCACATGTGAAATGCCGGCGCCCACAAACTTCTACCAAATTATGGTTGATCAAAGAAACGTGTTTATTGGGTcagaaaacatttaaaaatataattcaattgATAAAATAAGTAAGACAATTGAGTTGTTTGGCTATATactaattaaacatataaagcATATAATTCTTTAATTATGCTATATTATTAGAGTGCTACTTGCGATACACGTAAAAGAAGAAATTCGATATTAAAAGATAGATGAATATTTCCTTGATATTATTTGCAAATCAATAACAGATGCACTTGATGTAATAGAAGTTTTgaatgaataaattttacatttattcaaaaaagaTACACAGAAAGTAAACAagtaaaaccaaaatataaattttaaatattctctaaaaattaaacaaaacagatttcaaaattcttgaattctttttgttgaaatttgattgttaaaaaaaatgctAAGTtcttgatttttagattttatgttGATTCTTTTTTTAGCAACAAAATGCAcaattcttgattttttttttaatgttgattcatttttttagtttttatgttGATTCAAATAGATTGCTGATTAACAAAAAATCATGGCATATTTATAGAAGAACATAAGAGATAAAATgaacctttttatttatttcataataaataaatttataatatttcatgATTTATCAAACGTATTTTTTTTTCACCCAGAACCCCAATTTTAAGAATAGTAAGTACatggtaaaaaaatatgaagaattaTCTGTTCAGACAAACAtgttagaaaaataaagaattacaaCCGTCGTTGATACGTCGGCCAATTAACAGGAACTCCAGTCACAACACGACCACCATAGCCAATTGTCGTAGCCATTGATGAAGATGTCGTTGGTCTCCACATTTGACCATTCACCGCCTTAGCAGCCTGAGAAGAACACGCAGTGTAACCCAACGAAGGCACCATCAAAGGGGACGGCGACACATATTTGACATCGTTAACGTCAGGTTTTACCATTATTGACACATTAACGATACCACTTTTATCTCCATACTCGTCTCTCAACCTATAACTCAAAAAATTCAAATGCCCCTGAGGAGTGAATCCTCCCATGAAATCCGTCACCGGAATCTTGGCGACTCCAACACTCTTCTTGGCTCCGCCACTTGTTAGATAGAAAACCTCTACAGAGATAAATCTTACACTCCCGTCTACAGCCATCTCGGTCTTGATTCTATCTTTCCAAATAGGATAGCTCCCACCCTGTTCATCCACTTTACATTTGTGATGAGTCTCTTGATCTATTCTGACCACGCCGAATGTCTGCCTCTTCACCGGTTTTCCATTTACCTTGAGTCCTTCCGCTGATATTAACTCAATCTCCAATGAACGTTTTGATCTTGAATACGACATGGCGTTTGATGTTATGTTTATGTATATATGTCTAATCCTGCGTAGATGAGATGACTTACCGTTTTGTTTCGTGTAAGTGGTGGAGAAGATGAATGTATGTTTACGTTTATATAGGTGTGGTACGTTGACTAACGAACGTGCGGGGTTTATTCCACGTGCTTTCCACTCGCTTACGAATTTATTATTGTTTCTTGGAAGtttcaatatgttttattttattttttttgggtaaaaaacAACTTTAGCCTGCTTTTGTATTGGGTATACATTCTTATTCTGAACTATATTTAAATTCCAAAAGAttctgaaatatattttatacataaaaatagtaaaataattattatatgctttttagttttatattccATGCTTTTTATTGATCGGTTTTACATCGTGGGatgaaaagtttaaaatatatacttctTTATAAGTTGGAATTagatatgttgacaaaaaaatggaGATTGGAGTAAGTAATGACGTTGTTGTTCGGATGGTTCGAGGATGCTTGGCCGGTGGCCTGATCAACGGGGGCGTGCGGCAGGCCGGCCATGTATACGTTTTTAATTCTGCAAACTATCAAATTGCTTTCATATCTACCCTCttgaatttataaacaaaaattgcTTACATAAGCTACTTTAATTTCTGGGTCACCTTAATTAAGTCTGAACTATGGTTtgtcttttatgttttttttttttgtgatttggCTTTCTTGTAAAGAAAACGCTCAATCCGTATTATTTTTCGGGGGTTCCttatagaaaattatataaaaaatattcgaactaattttttataagcCATTTAATTAGTCTCTCAACAAATgcagtttagaaaaaaaatacttcacgTGTATTTAATAGGAAATTAAAGAAATGAGAAACTTACCTTGAATAAAAGCAACAAGCGTAGTCGTTGATAATTCTTACGGCAAACAAAAAAAGGATAGCGTTGAACTTAAACGCTGAGAAAGTCGTTGGCACTAGTTGACAAAGTCGTTAAGTCTTCGCGTGTTCTGCACTGACCGTCTATAAGAAACTTTTAGGACGACAGTGCGAACGAAATTTCAGGTATTTCTTGGTTGATTCTGGCACacgttctctctctctttttttttttttgcgctaAAAACGACGTTAAAACACGAGACTATTCCATTGAGTAAAATATGGAGTATTGATTATTTGCCAGCAagtaatttttctatttttgctAAAAACTAAATAGTTAGTAAAGTCATTATGTATATATAGTATAGGacttaaaatataatctcaGGTTCTTTTCGTTGTCTAAgctaataaatatgtaatcccttatatattaaagaaaaagcattgtaataaatacattcacactataatagacacgtggcagactcacaatgatttgataataaatatgttaacgcattcacactatattcataaatgtgttcacactatatactttgtatttttttaatataaaactcatgtGCATGGTTCAAATAAAActttggatttttcggttcgaatcaaaacaaataacgaatcaaaagctaaactatatatatatatatattatttttattgtttacggataaagttggacaaaatatttataaattttgattcaattcgttatccgttttgatttgaaccaaaaaatatggacatccgtaactctacgaagcaaatcaattactaaaatacaatttaaaaaaaaaacaaatcacaaatactaatatttttaggaacggatatcaattcgatctgttatatacatatatatacatatatgtacagaattatatatatatatatatatatatattatagcttatataagttttacaatatttttatggattaaatttattattttaggtattaaaatttaaaaatttaataacaatttatttttgtaataaaatgttattattaaaattttccattattttttaaattttatttaatgtacggatcaaatcagatattctttaaaattctaaatcatttcggATATCAGAGTCAaggcctttttaatttttaatttttaattaattttaattgtatcttttatgtattatttagaacaaaaatgtcatttaatattaattaacaatatatttatatatttgttatttatttttatgtacttttacatacacatacatgtgcaccttgatgtgagcactttataaatatttaccactactgaagtatctatttttttttggaagttgaaatattttttttttaatgtttctttcactaccgaccaaattatagtaaaatgatttgtcttaataattttttttttctttttcttgaactaTTATCCATTTACAAActatgaaaccattggttcgacatgacgattatctaaaatttataacatgaaaataaataaataataatagtttttggattttaccggaaaaactaaaaaacaaacattctaacagaataaaccaaaataaatattaatttaaaataatagttatattttaggagattaaataccaaaaataacttaaagctgaaccgatatccagattaaatagatttaatgtgtttttattaaaaataacaaaactaataatcacattccgcgcaaggcgcggattatTACCTAGTTTGTTAATATAATGATTCCATACTTAAAGCGGCTTTAATTAAACCCTCTCATAACACCAAGAGCTACAATGGCCGTAGGATCTGGAGTAAGAACAACGTACCGTCCGAGAACACTCTAGAGCCGCTTACTCACATTTGCATtcgtatgtatatataatgaTTGGTTTATTTTGGTAGACcagtttattaattaattaatagcaTTGCTATTGTAATCGTAGAAGTTACCTGCTTCATCCATATTCAAACATCCGATGTCGGTAAAGGTAGAAACAGGTCTTTCAAATCTTGGCCAACAAACACAGAGTCACAGCTCACAGACACAATTAACTGCATGCATGCATACAAGTCTTTCGTAACGACGTGCGTCAGCGTACTGACGTATAGACATAAATGTagaaaataatcatataaatgtataagtccatttttgaaaagttttaaaCCTACCACGACAGTCGACCACATTTTAATGTACTTTGCAAGATTGGTCATGTATGTAATGTATACTAATATGACCAGATTAATATGACCGTTTGGGCTTAGCTTACAGTGATGAATATTCATTACAGGTTGCCCAGAAACTTATCGGGGCTTGCCTCGTTATTTCATCGCAAATGGATtagaaacacacacacacgcacaaATCAACGACATCGTACTTGTTTACAATGTTGCCGTGTTGACTTTCTTCCGCGGAAGAtggaagaaaatgaatgacttTATGTAATGGGCTTTTATCTATTGGATCTATGTAATGGGCCACATTATTAATAACCAAAACGCAGCGTATTGGCAAGCATTATATCTCAGTCACTGGaacttctctcttcttcttctacaatAGCcatgtcatcttcttcttctgctcacCTCTCGTTTCTAACCGGACGTTTATCGCCGCCATTCTCCTCCGAGCGGGTCGGACCACCGCCTCAAAGAGTAGAGTTTCGTATCCCAAAGTCCCGGTTCCGTTGCTCAGCCGGTCAGAGCGGCTTCTTCACTCGTCTTGGTAGGTTGATAAAGGAGAAGGCCAAAAGCGACGTGGAGAAGGTCTTCTCCGGATTCTCAAAGACTAGGGAGAATCTAGCAGTCATCGACGAGCTCCTCCTCTTCTGGAATCTAGCTGAAACTGACCGAGTGCTCGATGAATTGGAAGAGGTTTCTTCAACCACCAtttctctattctctctatCATCATTCAAATGGAGCTTTCTTGAAGTTCAATTTTGTTTGTTGCAGGCGTTGTTGGTTTCTGACTTTGGACCGAAGATCACTGTTAGAATTGTTGAGAGGCTAAGGGATGATATAATGTCGGGGAAGCTCAAATCAGGAACCGAGATCaaggtttaattttaaactctatATGTTATATAGTGTAACGCATTTTCATGTTAAGAGGTTAATCTTAaactatatgttatatattgtaACACATTTACATGTATGTTAAGAGGTTAAACTAAACTATTTTTGATATATAGTGTAACACATTTTCATGTTAAGGGGGTTTGGTTTATAGCTAGTTGAGCAAAAACAGTGTTAAATGATGTTAGGATGCATTGAAGGCAAGTGTGTTGGAGATGCTGGCTAAGAAAAACAGCAAGACTGAGCTTCAACTGGGTTTCAGGTTATGTTCATTTGTCTGGTTAAGACTGTGATCTGTTCTGTTTAAGTGAAGCTATTCAGGACTGATTATAATGCTGTGTGGTGTATCAGGAAACCAGCTGTTATAATGATCGTTGGAGTGAACGGAGGTGGGAAGACTACATCTCTTGGTAAGGCAATAGACATTGCATTTGGGAATAGCAAGAGAAAGATGTGATGTGTAAGAGtg is from Brassica napus cultivar Da-Ae chromosome A4, Da-Ae, whole genome shotgun sequence and encodes:
- the LOC106345361 gene encoding E3 ubiquitin-protein ligase At1g63170, producing the protein MHPVYSSSSSPATNDVSSPLLNRVLPSRSSQPLRGAASRLLRRASSRGMMLRESSVRVRETAAEQIEERQSEWAYSKPVIVLDVVWNLAFVLVTVGVLWFSSEENPRVPLRFWIAVYNLQCLLHVVCVISEYRRRHGYDQLNQDSDSGLTSSEGSSEDESDGLEIESGTSLAKHLESTNAIFSFVWWIIGFYWISAGSEELAQSSPQLYWLCVAFLAFDVIFLVLCVAVASLIAIAVCCCLPCIIAVLYALAEQEGASDEEIERLPRFKFLTVRNSEKVNGEILETHGGIMTQLGVDSPSERVLSSDEAECCVCLCEYEDGTELRELWCRHHFHEACIDKWLRINATCPLCKSNILKTDEQSGNDAV
- the LOC106345362 gene encoding BON1-associated protein 2, whose product is MSYSRSKRSLEIELISAEGLKVNGKPVKRQTFGVVRIDQETHHKCKVDEQGGSYPIWKDRIKTEMAVDGSVRFISVEVFYLTSGGAKKSVGVAKIPVTDFMGGFTPQGHLNFLSYRLRDEYGDKSGIVNVSIMVKPDVNDVKYVSPSPLMVPSLGYTACSSQAAKAVNGQMWRPTTSSSMATTIGYGGRVVTGVPVNWPTYQRRL